The Tropicibacter oceani DNA segment CTGCTTGGGCACCTCCATCCCTGCCTCTTGGGCAAGGATTTCAATGGCTTCCATAAAGCTGACATTCTCGGTTTCGCGGACAAAGGAAATCGCGTCGCCCTTGGCCTGACAGCCAAAGCAATAGTAATACCCCTTGCGGTCATCCACATGAAAAGACGCGGTTTTTTCGTGATGAAAGGGGCAAGGCCCCCACATGTCACCCTTGCCCTGATTGGACTTGCGGTTGTCCCACAGCACCTTGCGCCCGGCCACTTGGGCCATGCTGGTGCGGGTGCGCAGCTCATCTAGGAATCCGGGGGGCAAGCTCATGGGGGTCTATATTGGACGCCCGCGCGCCTAAGTCCAGAGGCCGCCAAAACTTGTCCACGACTAAATCGCGCAACATCCGCCCCGCGCGCCAGCCCGAGGACAAGGCCAAAGGCCGCCGGACGAGACAGGAAAGCGCGCCGCAAGGCGCTCCTTCAGATCACCGCTGGCTCACATCGCCTCGCATTGGGCGCGGTAGGCGGGTTCAATCTCGTCGATCTGCGCTTCGGGCACGCCATAGACGAATTCGATCAGCATATCGGCGGCGGTCTGGTCATACTCCGCGCGCAGCTTGTCACGGGCGGCATCGGCGCTGTCGCCGGCGCGGCGGGCATCCACGGCCTTCATCACGACCACCATCTGCGCATCGCAATCGGCGGTCGCCTCTTGCGCATGGACCGGCGCGGCAAGCATCGCGGCACAGGCAAACATCAACGGCAAACGCATCGGAACTCTCCCAGCTTGGTCGCGGGTTATCTAATCCGCCTGCCCCTGCGCGGCAACCGAAACCATCGCTTCTGCGATCTCGTGCACCAGAGTCTGCGACATGGAGCGAAACCCCAGAACAACGATCGCCTCGGCGCTTTCGCGCAGCACCATCACGTTGACATGCTGGCATTGCGTGCGCAGGGCGCTGCCCACCGGAAAGGCGACAGGGCGCAGGTCAACCGGCATCAGTCGCGCCAACACCTCGGCCCCCTGTGCGCCGGTCAGGCGCAGCACCGCCCAGCCGTCCGACTGGTCGCTGACCGCCGCGTGATCGCGCAACCCCTTGTCGGGCGCGGGGCCCATCAGCATCGCCTGATCCCTGCCCGACCAGAAACAACAGGCATCCTTGCCGGTGCTGACCTGTCCAACCGCAGGCCAGTCCAGACCATGCGCCTTTTGCAGGGCCGCGCCCAGCGCCGCCGCTTGTCCCTTGAAGGGTGAAAGCCAGGTCAGATGCCCGGCCTCGACCTCGGACAAGGTCCAGTCCCCATGCGTCACCGGAAGCAGCCCGGCACAGGGGCTGAGTGCCATCAGTTCAGCCACGAAGCCGCCCTCCTTCCTGATCGAATGCCACGGGGTCGCTCACCTCGCACAGCGTCTCGACGCCCCGCAGGTGATCGACCAGCTTGACCCTGTCGCCATACCGCGCCCGTCCGCCGCGCAGGAACGCCAGCGCCCGCACCTCGTTCAGTGTGGGGGAAAAGCCGGTGCTGGTGACATAGCCAAGATCGTTCTCGCGCACTGGCGCGGCATCCGCTTCGAACAGATGCGCCCCCGCCGGGATCTGCT contains these protein-coding regions:
- a CDS encoding sarcosine oxidase subunit gamma — translated: MAELMALSPCAGLLPVTHGDWTLSEVEAGHLTWLSPFKGQAAALGAALQKAHGLDWPAVGQVSTGKDACCFWSGRDQAMLMGPAPDKGLRDHAAVSDQSDGWAVLRLTGAQGAEVLARLMPVDLRPVAFPVGSALRTQCQHVNVMVLRESAEAIVVLGFRSMSQTLVHEIAEAMVSVAAQGQAD